A segment of the Camelus ferus isolate YT-003-E chromosome 27, BCGSAC_Cfer_1.0, whole genome shotgun sequence genome:
CTTACttacatggaggtactgggattgaacccaggacctttgtgcatgctaagcacgcactctgccactgagctacaccctcccccgctAAGTTCCACCTTCTAAAAATAAACTTCCTCTTACTCTTAGAAAGTTAATGTTCTATTTAAGCCTCATTATTTACCTCTGGGAAATAAGAGTATGGTTCTAGTAAATGCCTCAGTGCCACAATGCCTACACAGGATGAATGGCATAGTAAGAGCaatgggctctggagccagactgcctgggtttaaatgTTGGTTCCTCTACTAGTCGTATGACCTTGGATAaggtgtctcagtttcctcatcagtaaaatagtaaaatgggaataattctaataataataataataaccacctcACAGGACTGtatataaggattaaatgagttaatgtttgttaaataaaataaatgagttattgCTTATATATTGTCTGTTTTACAAAGGATTTTCTGCATACTGCTCACCACCTAGGCAATCATGTGGCTGATTTTATTACCCACTGTCTTTCCATAGAGAACAAAATatcaaatagtttttattatcaatgaatatttacttaattattaaaTTCCAACTTGgacacataaaaacaaaagcaccAAATTAATAAAACcctgctattaaaaataaacatgtataaaagCATGCAGGATGAACACCTTGTAAGCGGTAGACTGCCTTTAGTTAGGGAGAGGTTAAAGGGCTGGAATTAAGGAACAGTACAGAGAGGGCTTCAACTCTACATGAAACCAGTCATTTTTTGGGtggggaaaataaaactaaagcaaacatggcaaaaataaaatctgaaaatctgGGCGTagtgacatttattttctatgcttGAAATATATTACATAGATTCTAAAGGAGGCTTTTACACCACTAAGAGAACAATTTTACTGACTACAAATAACAATTCTAACACTTTAAATTAATCATCACTACTCTCTAAATCTTTATGCTCACAGGCTCTAACGAGGCCATGAAAAGATCTTACTCTGAGAATACGCAAATGTCACTCAACTCACCCCTCCCTGGATTCTTTCCAGCCTTATTCAGGTAGGTAGCTTACCCACGGGCTTTACACTTTGTCAAGACCCAGTTCCTCTGGAGTGGAGATTCCCAGTTCATTTAAAGTTGGTCTAAGTTCCTGGATGACATAGGGGTAGATTTCCTTATGAGGTCCTGCTTTGTCCTGACggcaaagaaaatattcacatttagCTCTCTGAAAAGCTGTTCTCTATTAAcaaaatgaacttgaaaatacttttaatcaTATGTAGAGGCTAgtggcagaggaaaaaaaagtcatccacttttatttttatgagggggaggtaattcgatttattcacttatttatattttgaagaggtactggggcttgaacccaggacctccagcatgctaagcatgagctctatcacttgagctatatgctccccccAAAAGCCACCTACTTTTAATCTAACATACTGTTCAAAAAAGAGAGCAACTTATGTAGGCACCATTCAAGGTAGGTTTTTAAAACACCTTGAGACCAAGACAATTAGACTAAATCCAGAgggtaaaaacattttaaggCCTTGAGTTACTGGAAAAGAAGGCAGTGATGACAGAATTTTGCGAAGGCAATTAAATATGCCTAGCAGGCAACAGGAATAATTAAGTTAACAAAggataaagtttttaaatttgccTCAATTTGAGACCCTAACTGAATTAACTACTGGCGCTGAATGGATTGACAGCCTACAGAACCCTTAATTAACTTACTCATTTTAGATAAAGGAGCATCACGCTTTCCCTCTTACAGACcttgaatttctttcttataGACCATAATGTCTTCTCAGAGAGAGATACATGTAGGTAATACTTATTTCTAAGACGAGAGTTTTGATGAATACTCACCGTAACATATAATCACATGTATATTGTCTCAAAGTTCCTCAGGgacaaatattaaaaagtcaaatggactaagacagtgCCAAGGTGGTATTCTTCTGTCTTTAATGAATTCTAGGTCtccttaattgtattttttaaattaaaaaatccttgtttaaaattcagtgcattaatttgttcattatagaaaaatcagaaactatAATCAAATAAAAGGGAGGAGAATAAACATATACCCTCCTACATTTTTATCACTCTCtctatactttttaataaaatggggTCATAccacaaaaattatttcatcattttcttcagttattaTACTATGAATATGTTTCACATTAAACACATTTCTACGTTAACAGATGTGTAACAACCTCTTCAGGGAAGTCCCATCTTAAGAAACCACTAggaacttttaattttctatcaCAAATAGCACTAAGATAAATTGTAGTTAAACCTTTAtgttcttaattatttccttaagataaattctCAAATGGAACTGCTGAACAAATGGGTATTAAGCACAATTTTTAAGTCCCTTAATAAATTCAACCAAACCATCCTCCAAAGACTGTAACTGCAATGTACATTCCTTCTAGCTATATAAGAACTAATTTTAGgtattttaagaaattcaaaataacagAATAGGCTAATACCTAATCAATAGCCCAGCTACTTCCAGAACAACACTAGCATTATTATTTCACTGACCTTAACAACCTCTAGGATGCGAACTGCACTAGCAAAATCATTTAAGCGTCTGCATGCCCGCAAAGCAGCATCAATGATTTTGGGTTCTGGAACCAGATCATAGCCAACGAGCGTGTTCATCCCTGTAAATTAAAAAGAGTATTCATATCAACCTGGAATATCCTCACTTAAACTATAATTTagttatctatatttttattgaaccATAGACATGTGATCTTGTCTGTTTGGGCCTCTATtctcttatctctaaaatgggagaaTCTACCTTTCACAAATTCTAGATGATAAGATCATAGT
Coding sequences within it:
- the LOC102506544 gene encoding cytochrome c oxidase subunit 5A, mitochondrial, translated to MLGAAVRRCSVAAAAVTRTSPRGLLHPTPAPGPAAAIQSALCYSHGSHETDEEFDARWVTYFNKPDIDAWELRKGMNTLVGYDLVPEPKIIDAALRACRRLNDFASAVRILEVVKDKAGPHKEIYPYVIQELRPTLNELGISTPEELGLDKV